From the genome of Thermococcus stetteri, one region includes:
- a CDS encoding HEPN domain-containing protein yields MYDYAAFHAQQCAEKALKAFLVWSGKPLKKTHDIGELIILCSQIDKEFMKLFELDVDFFFLTSLALQCEVRCLVD; encoded by the coding sequence ATCTACGATTACGCCGCATTTCACGCCCAGCAATGTGCTGAGAAAGCGTTAAAAGCGTTTTTGGTGTGGAGCGGCAAGCCCCTTAAAAAGACTCATGATATAGGAGAGCTGATAATACTGTGCTCTCAGATTGACAAAGAATTTATGAAGCTCTTTGAACTGGACGTTGACTTTTTCTTTTTAACAAGCCTCGCCCTTCAGTGCGAGGTACGGTGCTTGGTAGATTGA